In Tubulanus polymorphus chromosome 8, tnTubPoly1.2, whole genome shotgun sequence, one genomic interval encodes:
- the LOC141909934 gene encoding rabenosyn-5-like gives MSDTVVIREGFLCPICMQDLENVSQLQQHFDESHSEENDVLQQLKGIFGKAKKKILGLEEDDSLIGATAGGASPWKPDADAAHVDSSSYLWEPQRLGASRNHSDAFKSTRDGRIDRYVVETNKLLIRLDKLISPDAPVDTKQRKIYEMRVVNWALDSDVNLCPTCGEKFRLTRRRHHCRLCGGIMCDRCSQFLPYAFAKRLTDPAYDVATIDGGCGYLRRTGSASSLNSMTNPDGEPHVRTCVDCRRLLERRDVQMRQRYATPPIVDIYERMKEIMTLADESMVEFQKLVDSLLAGENTYSYQKAVDDKTKLLKLYDHVEVYSKRIANLGLDEAEPPHPKVLQLQKSVRLSTMQYLQSNKVKLQNLPTEAELKRRREQRELERRQRIEEQLALERTREEESRRKRRLSLPETSRSAASASVVRDSGWTPFEIGNQVASNDDPMIQQMNIVRFYIRQAKQAQKYDEVKILEDNLKDLQLEYYKGMGQGFNSSTEQ, from the coding sequence ATGTCCGATACGGTGGTGATACGCGAGGGCTTCCTGTGCCCGATCTGTATGCAAGATTTAGAGAATGTGTCGCAATTGCAACAACATTTCGACGAGTCGCACTCCGAGGAAAATGACGTACTTCAACAACTGAAAGGAATCTTCGGCAAagcgaaaaagaaaattctcgGCTTGGAAGAAGATGATTCGTTAATCGGGGCGACTGCTGGTGGTGCGTCGCCATGGAAACCGGATGCAGACGCTGCCCATGTCGATTCATCGTCGTATCTATGGGAACCGCAACGACTCGGAGCCAGTCGTAACCATAGTGACGCATTTAAATCGACTCGCGACGGACGAATCGACCGGTACGTCGTCGAAACGAATAAGTTACTGATTCGTTTGGATAAGTTGATCAGTCCGGACGCGCCGGTCGACACTAAACAGCGGAAAATCTACGAAATGCGCGTCGTCAATTGGGCGTTGGATAGCGACGTGAATTTGTGCCCGACGTGCGGCGAGAAATTCCGTCTGACCAGGCGGCGCCACCACTGTCGTCTGTGCGGCGGAATCATGTGCGATCGGTGCTCGCAGTTTTTGCCGTACGCTTTCGCGAAGCGTTTGACCGACCCGGCGTACGACGTGGCGACGATCGACGGCGGCTGCGGGTATCTACGACGTACGGGTAGCGCGAGCAGTCTGAACTCGATGACGAACCCGGACGGCGAGCCGCACGTTCGTACATGCGTCGACTGTCGTCGTCTGCTCGAACGACGCGACGTTCAAATGCGTCAACGTTACGCGACGCCGCCGATCGTCGACATCTACGAACGCATGAAGGAGATAATGACGCTCGCCGACGAGTCGATGGtcgaatttcagaaattggTCGATTCGCTGCTCGCCGGCGAGAACACGTACAGCTATCAAAAAGCGGTCGATGACAAGACGAAGCTGTTGAAGCTATACGACCACGTCGAGGTTTACAGTAAACGTATCGCGAATTTAGGCCTCGACGAAGCCGAACCGCCGCATCCGAAAGTTCTCCAGCTGCAGAAGTCGGTGCGTTTGTCGACGATGCAGTATTTACAGTCGAATAAAGTGAAATTGCAGAATTTGCCGACCGAGGCCGAGTTGAAGCGACGTCGCGAGCAACGCGAACTCGAACGCCGGCAACGCATCGAGGAGCAACTCGCGCTCGAGAGGACTCGCGAGGAGGAGTCGCGGCGGAAACGTCGATTGTCGTTGCCGGAGACGTCGCGGTCGGCGGCGTCCGCGTCGGTCGTGCGGGATTCCGGTTGGACGCCGTTCGAAATCGGCAACCAGGTGGCGTCGAACGACGACCCGATGATTCAGCAGATGAACATCGTGCGGTTTTATATACGCCAGGCGAAACAGGCGCAGAAATACGACGAGGTGAAAATACTCGAGGACAATCTGAAAGATTTGCAACTGGAGTATTATAAAGGGATGGGACAAGGGTTTAACAGCAGTACAGAACAATAA
- the LOC141909935 gene encoding U11/U12 small nuclear ribonucleoprotein 25 kDa protein-like, which produces MEMEVAPPPLSEDNAAPLPPVEDEDAPPPPADEDAPPPPADEDAPPPPVPPEEPSVTAPALPPDTDLVNPTVPHVEAMIRFSEGLAAIIQEDPLLCDLPSQLTLEELKSKVALEYGQAMTVNVRRADDIVMPVVIAINGTVRDLKNAIKLYFNLKQERESEIRRPKHISWRYIWRTYYLYYEGTKLENDRKKLKDYGIKNRDEVTFIKRLTAKN; this is translated from the exons ATGGAAATGGAAGTAGCTCCGCCTCCTCTTTCAGAAGATAACGCTGCTCCGCTCCCTCCCGTAGAAGACGAAGATGCTCCACCCCCTCCTGCGGATGAAGATGCTCCACCCCCTCCTGCGGATGAAGATGCTCCACCCCCTCCAGTTCCACCCGAGGAGCCGTCTGTTACCGCCCCGGCACTTCCTCCTGATACAGATCTTGTAAACCCGACGGTTCCACATGTCGAAGCGATGATTCGGTTCAGTGAAGGTCTCGCAGCTATCATACAG GAGGATCCGTTGCTGTGTGATCTGCCATCGCAGTTAACTTTGGAAGAATTGAAATCAAAGGTGGCGCTAGAGTATGGTCAGGCAATGACCGTTAACGTCAGACGGGCTGACGATATCGTCATGC CGGTGGTCATAGCGATCAACGGAACAGTTCGCGATTTGAAAAACGCCATCAAACTTTACTTCAACTTGAAGCAAGAACGAGAAAGTGAAATACGACGACCTAAACATATCAGCTG gAGGTATATTTGGCGGACGTATTATCTGTATTATGAAGGAACTAAACTAGAAAATGATAGGAAAAAGTTAAAAGA TTATGGCATTAAAAATCGTGATGAAGTCACATTCATAAAGAGACTTACTGCAAAGAATTGA